In Halogranum gelatinilyticum, the following are encoded in one genomic region:
- a CDS encoding ABC transporter substrate-binding protein, which yields MRYELATDSDTALDRRRYLGLLGGSAVTGIAGCTGDSNQEGTAGTSSGSGSDQGTDSSSGSGDQRGGHLRIAITPETTTINPVMMQSKFPQRWGVKLFYSTLTRVDPNLEPYGDLAEDWSSNDASDEWTFTLREATFHDGSSVTASDVKATFETVYDEDVGSPGMGTMGDIQQVEAVDERTVKFTLGTQNSDFHKLVSKGWGSIVPEDIVTDSEKRQALGTEEHGSGAFTLESFAPGDQLVGVAYEDYYRTGDDGESLPYIDRISQITIPEKSNQVNALRSGDIDIIWQPGYGQWGQLQSLNSVTAHRTPGGEIANFVMNVSVEPWSDPRVRQAVKHAIDREAILNAVQDGLGTIGQDSLLSPAYEYYSDIGAPDRDLEKSRELLAEAGYPDGINLTEEFDLTLQTASNIPHMRGTAVLMQEQLKEVGIEFELETMSYDNWSATVWKKSPFYVGAYGMRISGANFMKLMLHSEGNWNGESDWSNEEFDEVVDKAIAETDVDQKQQYMRTAQQLMRDQGPYAISFYIDTIGASKNYVNKYELNPLAYQIYPDEYALGPDAPTK from the coding sequence ATGCGCTATGAGTTAGCGACAGATTCCGATACCGCGCTCGATAGGCGACGGTATCTAGGACTGCTCGGTGGAAGTGCTGTAACAGGTATCGCCGGCTGCACGGGTGACTCGAACCAGGAGGGAACGGCGGGGACGTCGTCGGGTTCGGGCTCGGATCAGGGCACCGACTCGTCGTCGGGGTCCGGCGATCAACGTGGCGGCCATCTCCGGATCGCCATCACGCCGGAGACGACGACCATCAACCCGGTGATGATGCAGTCGAAGTTCCCTCAGCGATGGGGTGTGAAGCTGTTCTACTCCACGCTCACGCGCGTCGACCCTAACCTCGAACCGTACGGCGATCTGGCAGAGGACTGGTCGTCGAATGACGCCTCCGACGAGTGGACGTTCACGCTGCGCGAGGCAACGTTCCACGACGGAAGTTCGGTGACCGCCTCCGACGTGAAGGCGACGTTTGAGACAGTATACGACGAGGACGTCGGGAGCCCCGGCATGGGGACGATGGGTGACATCCAGCAGGTTGAGGCCGTCGACGAGCGGACGGTCAAGTTCACTCTTGGAACGCAGAACTCCGACTTCCATAAGCTCGTCTCGAAGGGGTGGGGCTCTATCGTCCCTGAGGATATCGTCACCGACTCCGAGAAGCGTCAAGCACTCGGAACCGAAGAGCACGGGTCAGGTGCCTTCACCTTAGAGTCGTTCGCGCCGGGCGACCAACTCGTCGGGGTCGCGTACGAGGATTACTACCGGACGGGTGACGACGGCGAGTCGCTCCCGTACATCGACCGTATCAGCCAGATCACCATCCCCGAGAAGAGTAACCAAGTCAACGCGCTCCGGTCAGGCGACATCGACATCATTTGGCAGCCTGGCTATGGCCAGTGGGGGCAGCTTCAAAGTCTCAACAGCGTGACTGCCCATCGGACGCCGGGTGGTGAGATCGCGAACTTCGTGATGAACGTGAGCGTCGAGCCGTGGTCCGATCCACGGGTCCGCCAAGCAGTCAAGCATGCCATCGACCGCGAGGCGATCCTGAATGCGGTTCAGGACGGGCTCGGTACCATCGGCCAGGATTCGCTGCTCTCGCCGGCGTACGAGTACTACTCGGATATCGGCGCGCCCGATCGCGACCTCGAGAAGTCGAGAGAACTGCTTGCGGAGGCGGGCTACCCCGATGGCATCAACCTCACCGAAGAGTTCGACCTCACGCTCCAGACGGCCAGCAACATCCCACATATGCGGGGGACTGCTGTGCTGATGCAAGAGCAGCTTAAAGAAGTCGGTATCGAGTTTGAACTCGAAACGATGAGCTACGACAACTGGAGTGCGACTGTCTGGAAGAAGTCTCCGTTCTACGTCGGTGCCTACGGGATGCGTATCAGCGGAGCGAACTTCATGAAGCTCATGCTGCACTCGGAGGGCAACTGGAACGGCGAATCCGACTGGTCGAACGAGGAGTTCGACGAGGTCGTCGACAAGGCAATCGCGGAGACCGATGTAGACCAGAAACAGCAGTATATGCGGACTGCCCAGCAGCTCATGCGCGACCAGGGGCCGTACGCGATATCGTTCTACATCGATACCATCGGAGCCTCAAAGAACTACGTCAATAAGTACGAACTCAACCCGCTCGCATATCAGATCTACCCCGACGAGTACGCACTCGGCCCAGACGCGCCGACGAAGTAA